A single genomic interval of Lathyrus oleraceus cultivar Zhongwan6 chromosome 7, CAAS_Psat_ZW6_1.0, whole genome shotgun sequence harbors:
- the LOC127106568 gene encoding uncharacterized protein LOC127106568, which yields METVLNVNASTRVANDVVTETELNKIRLVRAFVETQDPSSKEEDDLMIRRFLRARDLDVGKASAMFLKYLKWRHSFVPNGPISLSQVTNEIADDKVFVQGHDKIGRPILVVFGGKHFQKKDGLEEFKRFVVYILDKLCASMADGQEKFVCIVELKGWGYSNSDVRAYITGLSILQDYYPERLEKLFILHAPYIFMKVWKMIYPFIDNKTRKKMVFVENKKVKSTLEEDIDENQLPEIYGGKLQLVAIQDI from the exons ATGGAAACAGTACTGAACGTGAATGCAAGTACAAGAGTTGCAAATGATGTTGTCACAGAAACTGAACTCAACAAAATTCGTCTTGTGAGAGCATTTGTTGAAACACAAGATCCATCTTCTAAG GAAGAAGATGATTTGATGATTAGAAGGTTTCTTCGTGCTCGTGATTTAGACGTGGGAAAAGCTTCAGCAATGTTCCTCAAGTACTTGAAATGGAGACATTCATTTGTTCCAAATGGTCCCATATCTCTATCACAGGTTACTAATGAAATTGCAGATGACAAGGTTTTTGTCCAAGGACACGACAAGATTGGTCGTCCCATACTTGTTGTCTTCGGTGGAAAACATTTTCAAAAGAAAGATGGTCTAGAAGAATTCAAAC GGTTTGTAGTTTATATTCTTGATAAACTATGTGCAAG TATGGCTGATGGGCAAGAAAAGTTTGTTTGTATAGTTGAACTCAAGGGATGGGGTTACTCAAATAGTGATGTTCGTGCATACATTACCGGGCTCTCTATTTTGCAG GATTACTACCCTGAAAGATTGGAGAAGTTGTTTATTCTCCATGCACCATACATTTTTATGAAAGTGTGGAAAATGATTTATCCATTTATTGACAACAAAACCAGGAAGAAG ATGGTATTTGTGGAAAACAAAAAGGTGAAATCAACACTTGAAGAAGATATAGACGAAAATCAACTCCCTGAGATTTATGGTGGAAAATTGCAATTAGTCGCTATTCAGGATATCTGA